Part of the Triticum aestivum cultivar Chinese Spring chromosome 4D, IWGSC CS RefSeq v2.1, whole genome shotgun sequence genome is shown below.
acaattctagcatgaataataaacatttatcatgaaataaggaaataaataataactttattattgcctctagggcatatttccttcatagccttggcgaaggaatccagatttcacaagagaaccaaacacatcaagaaacgcttcaattccatctgcgatcaagtcaaggagggagacatagagatttgcaaaatacatacggatctgaatgttgcacacccgttgactaagcctcttccacgagcaaaccatgatcaacaccaagactccatgggtgttagaatcattactatgtaatctagattattgactctagtgcaagtgggagatagaaggaaatatgccctagaggcaataataaagttgttatttatatttccttatatcatgataaatatttattattcatgctagaattgtattaaccggaaacttagtacatgtgtggatacatagacaaaacagagtgtccctagtatgcctctacttgactagctcgttaatcaaagatggttaagtttccctaaccatagacatgtgttgtcatttgatgaacgggatcacattattagagaaatgtgatggacaagacccatccattagtttagcataatgatcgttaagttttattgctatttgctttcttcatgacttatacatattcctctgactatgagattatgcaactcccaaataccggaggaacaccttgtgtgctatcaaacgtcacaacataactgggtgattataaagatgctctacagatgtctccgaaggtgtttgttgggttggcatagaagaaagattaggatttgtcactccgagtatcggagaggtatctctgggccctctcgataatgcacatcactatgagcctagcaagcaatgtgactaatgagttagttgtgggatgatgcattatgaaacgagtaaagagacttgccggtaacgagattgaactaggtatgaggatcccgacgatcgaatctcgggcaagtaacataccgatgacaaagggaatgacgtatgttgtcatgcggtttgaccgataaggaacttcgtagaatatgtaggaaccaatatgagcatccaggttccgctattggttattgaccggagatgtgtctcggtcatgtctacatagttctcgaacccgtagggtccgcacgcttaacgttcgatgacgatttgtattatgagtcatgtgttttggtgaccgatgtTTGTTcgaagtcctagatgagatcacggacatgacgaggagtctggaaatggtcgagaggtaaagattcatatattggaaggtagtattcggacatcggaatggtttcgagtgattcgggtattttaccggaaccccccggggaagtgttgggcctacatgggcctaagggagagagagggaagcccgcggggggtgggggtggtggcgcgtgcccccctcctagggagtccgaataggacaaggaggaggggcgccccccctttcctctccctccccctgtccttccttttccctctggtaaaagaaaggaagggggggggcgaatcctactcctagtaggactccccctgttggaaatatgccctagaggcaataataaaatggttattattatatttccttgttaatgataattgtctattggtcatgctataattgtattaaccggagaccgtaatacatgtgtgaatacgtagaccacaatatgtccctagtaagcctctagttgactagctcgttgatcaatagatggttacggtttcctgaccatggacattggatctcgttgataacgggatcacatcattaggagaatgatgtgatggacaagacccaatcctaagcatagcacaggatcgtgtagttcgtctgctaaagcttttctgatgtcaagtatcatttcttagaccatgagattgtgcaactcccggataccgtaggaatgctttgggtgtgccaaacgtcacaacgtaactgggtggctataaaggcacactacgggtatctccgaaagtgcctgttgggttggcacgaatcgagactgggatttgtcactccgtgtgacggagaggtatctctgggcccactcggtaggacatcatcataatgagctcaatgtgaccaaagagttgatcacgggatgatgtgttacagaacgagtaaaagtgacttgccggtaacgagattgaacgaggtattgggataccgacgatcgaatctcgggcaaagtaacgtaccgattgacaaagggaattgtatacaggattgattgaatccccgacgtcgtggttcatccgatgagatcatcgtggaacatgtgggagcaaccatgggtatccagatcccgctgttggttattgggcagagagctgtctcggtcatgtctgcatgattcccgaacccgtagggtctacacacttaaggttcagtgacgctagagttgttatgggaattagtgtgcagttaccaaatgttgttcggagtcccggatgagatcccggacgtcacgaggagttccggaatggtccaggggtaaagatttatatatgggaagtcctattttggccaccgaaaaatgttcgggattttcggtattgtaccgggaaggttctagaaggttccagagtggggcccacctgcattgggggacccacatgaacgtgggtagtgggggcaaggccccacacccctggtcaaggcgcaccaagacccccccttagaaggaataagatcatatcccgaagggataagatcaagatccctaaaaaggggataacaatcggtggggaagggaaatgatgggatttctttcccccacctttgccaacgccccaatggacttggagggcaagaaaccagcccctccacccctatatatattggggaggcgcatgggagccgcaccccttcccctgacgcagccctctccctccccaacacctcctcctcctccgtagtgcttggcgaagccttgccggagaactgcaagctccaccaccacgccgtcgtgctgccggagctctccctgaacttctcctctccccttgctggatcaagaaggaggagacgtccccgggctgtacgtgtgttgaacgcggaggcgccgttgttcggcgcttagatcggaatcaaccgcgatctgaatcgctgcgagtacgactccttcatccgcgttcttgtaacgcttcgcgatcttcaagggtatgaagatgcactccctctctctcgttgctagtctctccatagattgatcttggtgatgcgtagattttttttaatttctgcaacgatccccaacaccccCATGGCGCGTgccccctggccggcctcctcctcctcctctccgttatatacgggggcggggggggggggcaccccaaaggcacatcaattgttctcttagccgtgtgcggtgccctccacagtttactcctccggtcatagcgtcgtagtgcttaggcgaagccctgcgcggatcacatcaccatctccacgccgtcgtgctgacggaactctccctcgaccctctgctggatcaaaagtttgagggacgtcatcgagctgaacgtgtgctgaacacggaggtgcggtacgttcggtactaggatcggttggatcatgaagacgttcgactacatcaaccgcgttaacctaacgcttccgctttcggtctacgagggtacgtggacactctcactgtctcgttactatgcatctcctagatagatcttgcgtgatcgtaggaaattttttgaaattgcatgctacgttcccaaacaTCATGAAGCAAAAGGAACAACATATGATAACCAACAATTCACTCAAATATCATTGATGTAAGTATACGGATCAATATGGATATATATAGTTCCGCTACTGATCATTGAACGAAAGGTGTTTTCGTTCATGTCTACATTTTACCGAACCTGTAGGGCACACACTCAAGAAATTAGGATCTCTTGAGTTCTATAGGAGTTAGGAATATGAGAAAATATTACCCAAAATTTTTTGGGAAGAAAGAAATTGTTTCGAGAGaaaccagaagtgtttcggggttACCGGAAGTGTTTTGCTGAGTGCCGGGTAATACCGAGAAATAATATATGCATGGAAATTGTTTCCGAAGACTTCAATATAAGTTATAAAGGGCTCCAATATTATTGGGAGGTCCTGGAAATTTCTTTAAATTCATTGGgctaaagaaaataagaaaagaccTATAAGCGAAAAAAATAATGGGCCCTAGTGGATGGTGCCCCCTAGGGGGCAAATTGGAGGTGGAACGActccacctcctccttggccaACACAAGGGGAGGGAAGCCCCTTCCCCAAGTCGGCCACTCTCCCTCCACgtatatatactagaggttttgGCCCTTTTgaatacacaagttttggagcctctctAGTTCtctcttctagttctagttcttgtTCTAGACTTGATATAATTCTAGTTTTCATAGAGAAGCCCCATGAGGTTCTCTTCTCTTCACTCTAGTTCTCCACCGACGTCTAGCTTTTGACagtgaagcgctgccggatcgtgaagccCATATGCTTGCAATCCGTAGAGAGATCGTGTTTTCGGTCTTCGATTCGAGGGATCGTTCGTGGACAGTTCGAGGGACTTCACCAGCAAtctacaccaactcttcttccgctgcaaatCGTTTTTGGTAACGATCCGATCATAACTTCTTAATGCATCTTCATACTAATCCCGAATATTGATCATAGGATGATTtttttttgtactccctccgtcccaaaataaatgactttattttgggacggagggagtactatgtttcACAACATACGTCACCATGCCCCACAAGCTCACTCCCAGCTCCACACCTTTCTCGGTATGGCTCTAGAGCACAAAGGATGCCGAGCCGGTGAACTTTTTTTGACACACATTGAACATTATTCATAAATGTCATGACCATTTGTTTGAAATGTGCTAACTTCTGTAAGTGTTAGAACATTAAATgtcatgaacttttttctaaagTATGCAATTTTTTTTAATATTGATATACATATTTTTTAACCATCACAAAcatattttttgaaaaaatgaaaaacatTGCATTTTTTAAATACCATATTTTTTTATTAAAAAGGATCattttaaaaaaatatcagaaatttttttaaatgttcaaatatTTTTATGTAACAGTGAGAACAAAAATATTAGCACTCCTCAACCATTTTcataatacacaatgaacatttttgaaaactaAAAGTAAATTTCCCGTGTGTgcgcgtgcatgtgtacgtgtgtgtgcgcgcgtgtgtgtttaGAGCTAAGAAAAAAGAAGACAAAAAGCAGAAATGATAaatcttttttttttcaaaaatgataATCTTGCACCAAAAAGAAAATACTCAATAGGAAGACATGCCTTACATCTCGAAGTAAGCTGCACGAGAGTTATTTCTCGACTATTACAAGAGAGGCTTTGCTACATGTACGTAATAGTCTAATGTAATGTTACGTGAAAGCTGTCTTTCATGTTATGATTGGAAGAAAAAAATGGCCCGGGCCCCACCCCACGAAATTCGTCTCTGGCTTCCACTAAACAGACCGGCCCAACAATGTAGATCTTGTAGCAGTTTTACGAAGGTTCTGTGGACAGTTCGACTAGTTTTAGAACCTTGTGTGTGTTTTTTACTTTCATTTTATGTGTTTTTAACggattttcatttatttttttctttttttaatacgttcctagTTTTTCCAACAGTTGTTGTACATTTTTCGTGTACATTTGGAAGATTTTTTTATACACATTAAATATttgcaaatacatgattaacatatttTAAATTTTTTTAACATTTATTCTAATAAGTCTTAAATATTCTGCAACTACACATTGATACAATTTTTTGAAAGATACGAAACATTTTTGTGAACTACTTGATCATTTTTTAGTATTTTTACTTTTTTTTATAAATATCAGGAAACTATTTTCGAAATGCGTGAATAATTTTTAAAGTCTCATACATTTTATGAATAGTGTGGAAACCTTTTCTTAATTGCAttttataaacattttttaaatatcatGTGCTTTTGTCGAAAGGCTTGATCATTTTTTAATGTctgaaacatttattttgaatGCTATCAACATATTCTGAAACTACTCTAACAACCTTTTATGTTGTGTTAACATTTTTCAAGTTCATGATTTTGCGAAAAAATGGAATATATGTATTtagaatatttttgaaacaatgaaAAGAAAGACATAACCACAAATGAatgaagcaacaaagaaaaaagaaCTAACCTGCAGGAAGCTACTTGGGCCGGCCAAATAGTAACCTGAATGAAACAATGTAAAATTTGTGACCTTTTCTCAAATTTGTGAATTATTTTCAATTTAGTGTATTTTATTAAATTCTGAATTTGAAATTTGGGTTTTCCTATTCTTAAACATTTTCTCAAATTTATGACTTCTTTTCAAATCTATGAATTATGTGTGAACTTTTTCGAATTTATGAACATGATTCTAGAGTCAACTGACAAACCATCAATGATCAACCGTGATCGGTCAAACGAACGAGCGAGGGGGGAAAAGCCGAAAGAGATAGTAGCTCGCGTTTTGGTGATCCTGCCCACACGATGGAGGCCATAGAGCACCAGCTCGCTAGCCAGTGTCATAAATAATAAAAGTAATTATTTTTTTCGGAGGTTGATAGTTTATTAATTGAGGACGAGTCGGCCCTTCTTTCTCACTTCGAGATTGATCATCTCAAGCCATCCATTGAGGATGAAAATTTAATAATAAATATGGTTTAAAAAAACTTATTTAGTCATCTTTTTCAAACATGGTTCATTCATATGGTAGAATTATAGCGTGTTTAAACCAACCGAATCTTAGTAGAGGCTTCCCAGATGAATACTTACTTTCTTTTATCCATATTGCTCATAAACGGCAGCTCTCTTTCCATTTTTGAATTTGCATTTTTAAATTCAAGAATTTTTattgaattcatgaacatatttCGAATTGTGAACATTTTCCAGTTTcaaaaacatttttcaaaatctGGGACATTTTTTATGTCGCGAACATTTTTGTAGATCACAActgttttttgaattcatgaacttgtgaagttcttaattttttaaataaaacagaaaattaATAATCATGatgaattcatgaattttttttgaatggacgaacatttttttcaaaccaCAGACCTTTTCTGTATTCGTGTACATTTTtcttaaatgcatgaacatttttctaaattgcGAACATTTTCTAAACGTGTGAACATATTTAAATTTGGTGGCAGTATTTTAACATAAGAAGCAGGTCGGAGTAAAAAAGCCTGGCCGAAAACTCGATGAGACAAAAATTACTAGTGCGCACAATACCGCAGTGTGCTGACCCATTTTAGGTTCCAGCCCAGTGCGATTGGTGACTTTCCAGCGCACTGCATGTGCGCGCGGAAAGGAGCCTTTGTGCGTCGTCCACCTCGCTGACGGCTCGACTGAGAGGTGCTGAACCCGAACCTTTTCCATTTGTATTTCTATTTGAATCAGATAGAAAAAGCACTTGCGAGGATGCTTCCCTGGCTGCTCAAACTAGTGTCTGCATGGCACTTGGGAAAGTGATCAGTGGTGCTGGTTAATTGCGAGTAACTAAGACAGTCTCCCGCTTGAGCCAATCCCTAGCGTTTTGCTGCTACCTTTCAACTGAGATGAAATCGCGGCAGCACACGCAAGAAGACGCGGCGATCTCTTCATCAAATCTAGCAGTGAAACTGTTAGCCGCTTCTTATCCGAAAGGGGGGAAAGTGCAGAGCGCGCACTGTTCGGGTCAGAGAGCGCGGCGGATCCGTATCAGTTTAGTCTAAGACGTACGCTGACTGACAAAAGCGATAGCAAACTCGATCCCTGCATCTCCATGCTCTAAGTCAATGAAATCGCCACGCCAGAGATTTCGAGGCCGTTCGAAATTCCACCAGCTCCGGAGAGCTGCGGAGCCAGTAAACTGGCGCTCCGCAAATTTCAACTATAACTCCACCAGCTCCTGGAATGAAGCTGTGGAGCGAAGTACCTCCGAACAGGGCCTATATTTCCCTATATAAACTCTATGCATCCATGGCTCGGCCAACTGAAAGCACACACAAAGACAAGACAACGCTACACGAGGGCATTATGGTTTCCGCCATGAAGCTGTCCGTcaccctcgtcctcctcctctcaggTACGTCCATCGTAAATTCGCATCCGGTCCGGTGAGAGATGGATTCTTTTTGACAAATTTTGTATGCGTCTGCTGGCCGGATGAACCTGCAGGGCTCGTGGTGTTCGGGGAGATCGCGGACGCCAAGGCCAAGGCGCCGTGCGCCGTGGTGTGCTTCCAGGGAGGCCACATCACCTGCGACAACTACCCCGGCCAGGAGCTCGACGGGTGCGACTGCGAGTGCGCGCCGGCAGACGGCAAGGGCTGCGTGCTACACCTCGACGACGGCGTGACCCACACCAACTGCCGCACGCCCAATATGTAGCTGAATTGTTGGTTTGAGTTTGAGTTCAATAAGGCTCTGCAAGTTTGTTGTCGACTGTAACGAAAATGTTCGCGTGTCTCTGGTTTGGCAGTGTAATTTAACTTTACACGCTTCGAATAAAATTTCCGACCATAATGTGTTGAGGCTCATAAAAGTACGCACAATAATATTAGAGATTTTACAGTACCCTGATACTCTATAAGCGCATCTTCAACGGCAACCCGCAAATTTCTTACCGCATCTATCCATGGATAAGGGGACCGGTCCACGGGCACAGGACGCGGGAGGACACcatccaacgctagccgcatacatttcaaattGTTTTTcaacaaactggatgaaattcatgcaaactcgGCCGGATTTCacataaacatgatggatttcatacaAACCGGACGAATAATGTTACATTTTAAACATATTTTAACAAAAAAAGGTAAAACTATGTGCACGTGCAGTCGCGCGGAGCTTCACTCCTATGACACGGACTACACTAGACTAGTCTACGGCCGGCCCTGGCGGATCCCTTCGTCTTTCCCATGTCCGGCTGCCCACTAACCGGACTACGGGGAGTCTTGTAAGCATATTCTTTCACCGTATCTTCCCTATGTCCGGCCACGCCGCTCATCAGAGTGGCAAAGAGGATGCTTCAGTTGAAGGGAAGGTGCTTCCGTGGAGTCCAGATGGGTGTGCCAACGATGGTCTGAGATAAAGACCGGACATGTCACCAACTGTACAAGCTGGCGACGCGCCGGCGGTGGCCTCCATTGGATACAAGCGGTGGCGggctcccgtgttctacttctccttgatgatggcggcgggcgtGGATATGCGGGCcatcacctcgtcgacatccgcaCAGCTGACTTCTTTCTTTGCATGCATG
Proteins encoded:
- the LOC123099529 gene encoding uncharacterized protein yields the protein MKLWSEVPPNRAYISLYKLYASMARPTESTHKDKTTLHEGIMVSAMKLSVTLVLLLSGLVVFGEIADAKAKAPCAVVCFQGGHITCDNYPGQELDGCDCECAPADGKGCVLHLDDGVTHTNCRTPNM